The Hemiscyllium ocellatum isolate sHemOce1 unplaced genomic scaffold, sHemOce1.pat.X.cur. scaffold_3386_pat_ctg1, whole genome shotgun sequence genome contains the following window.
gggacagtgtagagggagctttactctgtatctaaccccctgtccctgggagtgggggagagtgtagagggagctttactttgtgtctcaccccctgtccctgggagtgggggacagtgtagagggagctttactctgtatctaactccctgtcgctgggagaggggggacagtgtagagggagctttactctgtatctaactccctgtcgctgggagaggggggacagtgtagagggagctttactctgtatctaactccctgtcgctgggagtgggggacagtgtagagggagctttactctgtatctaactccctgtcgctgggagaggggggacagtgtagagggagctttactctgtatctaactccctgtcgctgggagtggggggacagtgtagagggagctgggaTGGGATTGCTGTTCACGCGGGGCTCCCCCGGCCATCATGGTTTCAGATGCTCCTGGATTCTGGACGTTCTCGGCCAATCGCAGCCCTTCGGCCAGAAGGAGTGGGCGGAGCTCATGAGGACCACCATCGGACCAATGGCGTCAGACGGCCTGAGGACCATCTGCGTGGCGTACCGGGACCTGGAGGCGGAGCCGGAGCCCAATTGGACCAATGAGAGGGAGATCATGGCCGACATGGTGTGTCTGTGCGTGGTGGGCATCGAGGACCCCGTCCGCCCTGAGGTAGGCCGCAGCACTGCCTGTTCAAAGTCTTCAACACCGTCCCCCTCCCCCgtcaccccatccccctcccccacacaccccattcccagaggggggagacggggatagagggggaacgggataaagacccagagggggagacggggatagagggggaacgggataaagacccagagggggagacggggatagaggggggaacgggataaagacccagagggggagatgtggatagagggggaggggataaagacccagagggggagatggggatagagggggaacgggataaagacccagagggggagacggggatagagggggaggggataaagacccagagggggagacggggatagagggggaggggataaagacccagagggggagatggggagagagggggaggggataaagacccagaggggggagatggggatagaggggggaacgggataaagacccagagggggagacggggatagagggggaggggataaagacccagaggggggagatggggatagagggggaggggaaggttgCCGGGCGGGATGTGGGTAAGAGATTGGCCAATCAGATGATCTCTAACCCCCCCACAGCCCTCGCCCTGCGTAGGAGGTGCCCCGTACGTgactccctccttccttccctctctgCCAGGTGCCAAGAGCTATCCATCGCTGCCAGCGAGCTGGCATCACCGTCAGGATGGTGACGGGGGACAACATCAACACGGCCAGGGCCATAGCCTCCAAGTGTGGCATCATCCGGCCTGGAGAGGATTTCCTGTGCCTGGAGGGCAAGGAATTTAACGCACGGATTCGGAACGAACATGGCGAAGTGAGCAGGCCGGGACGCCGCGTTGGCGTGGGGGGGGGATGGTGAGGGGATTGGGGTACAACGGCACGGGTCTGCGGGACCCCTTCCCCGGCCCCAGACACTCACGCCCGCACCACCGTCTGACAACACCGCTACTCCCGCACCCGCGCCCGAATTCACCCGGACGCCTTCCCACAGgggccccctacaccccctccctatctctgtccccacctccagccccctacaccccctccctatctcactccccctcctccagcccccacaccccctccctaactccatcccctcctccagcccctacaccccctccctatccccgtcccctcctccagcccctacaccccctccctatctctttcacctcctccagcccctacacccccctccctatctctgtcacctcttccagcccctacaccccctccctatccccgtcccctcctccagcccctacaccccctccctatcgccgtcccctcctccagccccctacaccccctccctatctccgtcccctcctccagaccctacaccccctccctatctccgtcccctcctccagcccctacacccccaccctacctccctcccctcctccagcccctacaccccctccctatccccgtcccttcctccagcccctacaccccctccctctccccgtcccttcctccagcccctacaacccctccctatccccgtcccctcctccagcccctacaccccctccctatctccctcccctcctccagcccctacaccccctccctatctccgtcccctcctccagcccctacacccccaccctacctccctcccctcctccagcccctacaccccctccctatccctgtcaccccttCATTGGTACGGGATGAGGGGGCCCTCATCCCCAGGACCCCTTGCCCGCTGGTGATTGGCATTGTCTGAACGTGCCAACAGCTCCCTGACCCTGGCCAGACCAAAACGCCCCTCCCCTTCCGTCCCCGATCCCATTAAttcacctcctcccccacccccttcgaCGGGAACTGCCCTCTGATGCCCCTCTGCCCACCGGGAATCAGGCTCCAATTTGGGTTTTCTTGCGGAGGGTCCTGACGAGTTCCGTGGCCTAACAGCGCCTCCTGCTGTTTTCCCCCCATCCCTACCCCACCGAACTCTGCAGGTCGAACAGGAAAGGCTGGACCAGGTCTGGCCCAGGTTGAGGGTCCTGGCTCGCTCCTCACCCAATGACAAGTACGTTCTCGTCAAAGGTAAGGACCCCCCTACTCCCTCTCACCCCGCCCCcagaccccaccctcccccctcctttcTGGCTGCTCCTAGACCTACCCCTCatctctcacccccccccacctcaactCGCGTCACTGTAGCTGGGGAAGGGAAAGgtatggggggagaggggggattgggaaagggggaatcgaggggttatattccagtctgaggggtttaatcaggaagggggatcgaggggttatattccaagCCGAGGGGTTTAATCTGGAAgagggaatcgaggggttatattccaggccgaggggtttcatcaggaagggggaatcgaggggttatattccaggctgagaggtttaatcaggaagggggaatcgaggggctatattccaggccgaggggtttaatcgggaaggggaatcgaggggctatattccaggccgaggggtttaatcaggaaggggaatcgaggggttatattccaggctgaggggtttaatcaggaagggggaatcgaggggttatattccaggtcGAGGGGTTTAATCTGgtagggggaatcgaggggttatattccaggccgaggggtttaatctggaagggggaatcgaggggttatattccaggccgaggggtttaatcaggaagggggaatcgaggggttatattccagaccGAGGGATTAAAACAGGGCGTAGTCTCCTGGATGCCTCCGGGTGCTCCCCAAATGACAAACCCTTGCGTTTTGCCCCCTCCCCGGGGAGCACAGGGAGCGCCCCCTATCTGTGGAGGTGGCACCAAGCATTGGTGAATGGGATGGCCTGGTGTTGGAGCCAAAGCACGTTCAGGccgggatgagggtgggggtggtgggcgCGACAGGGATGTTGGCGCGATGGCGGGGCGGGGGGTgggaaatgggggtgaggagcggGCACTGGGAGTGGAAGGGGGGGGGCGTGGTGGAACAGGGTGCATTCTGGGAGAAACAGGCAGGATCGCTGCAGGGTGTTGACCGTGCAGCACCCGCTGTTGCAGATAGGGAGCGCCGCTGCGTTGCCAGCGGGCAGTGCCAGTGCCCATTATCGAGTATGTTTTTTCTTTGCCCACCCCCCCCACAGGGATGATCGATAGCACCTTGAACAAACAGAGACAAGTGGTTGCTGTCACCGGTGATGGAACCAACGATGGGCCGGCATTGAAGAGAGCGGATGTGGGATTCGCGATGGTAAAGGCACTGGGGATAAAGGgtcctcccacagcactgaccctcccacagcgcccactccctcagcactgaccctcctacagcacccactccctcagcactgaccctcccacagcacccactccctcagcactgaccctcccacagcgcccgctccctcagcactgaccctcccacagcgcccgctccctcagcgctgaccctcccacagcgcccgctccctcagcgctgaccctcccacagcgcccgctccctcagcgctgaccctcccacagtctcACCCTGTCTTTCCTTGTCGTGGGCATTTCtgacgggggacagtgtagagggagctttactctgtatctaaccccctgtccctgggagtgggggaaagtgtagagggagctttactctgtatctaaccccctgtccctgggagtgggggacagtgtagagggcgctttactctgtatctaaccccctgtccctgggagtgggggacagagtagagggagctttactctgtctctaaccccctgtccctgggagtggggggacagtgtagagggagctgctgACTGTGTTGTTTCTGGGAATTCCAGGGAATCGCAGGAACCGATGTAGCGAAGGAGGCCTCGGACATTATCCTGATCGACGataatttctccagcattgtcaAAGCTGTGAAGTGGGGCCGCAACGTGTATGACAGCATTGCCAAGTTCCTGCAGTTCCAGCTCACCGTCAATGTCGTCGCGGTGATTGTGGCGTTCGCTGGGGCCTGTATCACCCAGGTGATTGACCAGGGGGAGGCGCTGCAACACCCCTTGCTCCCTGGGGTccctcagtcccccctctctctcagggagatatctgtacaccgactggtgtctctcagtcccccctctctctcagggagatatctgtacaccgactggtgtctctcagtccgccctctctctcacggagatatctgtacaccgactggtgtctctcagtcccccctctctctctctcagggagatatctgtacactgactggtgtctctcagtcccctctctctctcagggagatatctgtacactgactggcgtctctcagtcctctctctctctctctcagggagatatctgtacactgactggtgtctctcagtcctctctctctcagggagatatctgtacactgactggtgtctctcagtcctctctctctctcagggagatatctgtacactgactggtgtctctcagtcccctctctctctctcagggagatatctgtacactgactggtgtctctcagtcctctctctctctctcagggagatatctgtacactgactggtgtctctcagtcccctctctctctctcagggagatatctgtacactgactggtgtctctcagtcctctctctctctcagggagatatctgtacactgactggtgtctctcagtcctctctctctctctcagggagatatctgtacactgactggtgtctctcagtcccctctctctctcagggagatatctgtacactgactggtgtctctcagtcccctctctctctcagggagatatctgtacactgactggtgtctctcagttctGTCTCTCTGAATCCATGTTtagcaacatcctgggggttaccgtcaccaacaagagagagagaatctaaccatcgcccccttgatgttcaatggcattaccatcactgaatccccctccccccactatcaacatcctgggggttaccgtctccaacaagagagagagaatctaaccatcgcacccttgacgttcaatggcgtcaccatcactgaatcctccctccccccactatcaacatcctgggggttcccgttgaccagaaactgacccGGACCCAGCCCCATATCAATCcagcggctccaagagcaggtcagaggctgggaatcctgcagcgagtaactcccctcccgACTCTCTCCCCCCGacgccctgtcccaccatcgacaaggcccgAGTCAGGGAGGTGGgcgggaatactccccacttgccctggacggGGAGGGGCAGCTCGGACAACACTAGAGAAGCTCGACACCGTCCAGGGACAAAGCTGACCAACCCCCCTCACTCAATCGACATGCTAACGCCCCACCTAGAACACCAATGCAGCCTATCTTCCTAATGGAaggtgtgtccctccctcacctttCCGCCCCTCCCATTGCAGGAGTCACCTCTGAAGGCCGTGCAGATGTTGTGGGTGAATTTGATCATGGACACCTTCGCTTCGTTGGCGCTGGCGACAGAACCACCCACCAACGCCCTCCTGCTCCGCAGACCGTACGGGAGGAACAAGCCACTCATCTCCCGCACCATGACGTTGAACATCTTGGGGCATACCATCTACCAACTCATCATCATCTTCTTCCTGCTGTTCATCGGTGAGTTCCTGCACCCTCCTCGACGCTGTCCCTCCTCGGGCACCGgcgccagcgctgagggagcgggtgctgagggagggtcagtgctgagggagcgggtgctgtgggagggtcagcgctaagggagcgggcgctgtgggagggtcagtgctgtgggagcgggtgctgtgggagggtcagtgctgagggagcgggtgctgtgggagggtcagtgctgagggagcgggtgctgtgggagggtcagtgctgagggagcgggtgctgtgggagggtcagcgctgagggagtgggcgctgtgggagggtcagtgctgagggagtgggcgctgtaggagggtcagtgctgagggagcgggcgctgtgggagggtcagtgctgaggggagtgggcactgtgggagggtcagtgctgagggagtgggtgctgtgggagggtcagtgctgagggagcgggagctgtgggagggtcagcgctgagggagtgggcgctgtgggagggtcagtgctgagggagtgggcgctgtaggagggtcagtgctgagggagcgggcgctgtgggagggtcagtgctgagggagtgggcgctgtaggagggtcagtgctgagggagcgggcgctgtgggagggtcagtgctgaggggagtgggcactgtgggagggtcagtgctgagggagtgggtgctgtgggagggtcagtgctgagggagcgggtgctgtgggagggtcagtgctgagggagcgggcgctgtgggaaggtcagtgctgagggagcgggtgctgtgggagggtcagtgctgagggagcgggcgctgtgggaaggtcagtgctgagggagtgggtgctgtgggagggtcggcgctgagggagcgggtgctgagggagggtcagtgctgagggagcgggtgctgtgggagggtcagtgctgagggagcgggcgctgtgggagggtcagtgctgaggggagtgggcactgtgggagggtcagcgctgagggagcgggtgctgtgggagggtcagtgctgagggagtgggtgctgtgggagggtcagtgctgagggagtgggtgctgtgggagtctCTGATGATGTGCTGCCCTCTGTGTCTGGCTGTGGGCAGGTGAACGAATCTTTGGCATTGACAGTGGGCGCTCGCTGCCCCTTCACTCCCCTCCCTCGGAACACTACACCATCATCTTCAACATCTTTGTGTTAATGCAACTCTTCAACGAAGTCAACGCTCGCAAAATCCATGGGGAGCGGAACGTCTTCTCCGGGATTCGGACCAACCCCATCTTCTGCTGCATTGTCCTGGGAACGTTCGGGATTCAGGTctgactccccccccccaccccaccccacactc
Protein-coding sequences here:
- the LOC132813153 gene encoding plasma membrane calcium-transporting ATPase 3-like — encoded protein: SPSLQAPDVEGSLPRQIGNKTECALLGFVGKLKGDYQEIRRQVPEETLYKVYTFNSNRKLMGTVIRRPEGGFRLYCKGASEIVLKRCSWILDVLGQSQPFGQKEWAELMRTTIGPMASDGLRTICVAYRDLEAEPEPNWTNEREIMADMVCLCVVGIEDPVRPEVPRAIHRCQRAGITVRMVTGDNINTARAIASKCGIIRPGEDFLCLEGKEFNARIRNEHGEVEQERLDQVWPRLRVLARSSPNDKYVLVKGMIDSTLNKQRQVVAVTGDGTNDGPALKRADVGFAMGIAGTDVAKEASDIILIDDNFSSIVKAVKWGRNVYDSIAKFLQFQLTVNVVAVIVAFAGACITQESPLKAVQMLWVNLIMDTFASLALATEPPTNALLLRRPYGRNKPLISRTMTLNILGHTIYQLIIIFFLLFIGERIFGIDSGRSLPLHSPPSEHYTIIFNIFVLMQLFNEVNARKIHGERNVFSGIRTNPIFCCIVLGTFGIQILIVQFGGTPFNCTPLNIEQWLWCLMLGMGELLWGQVIVSIPKDVLRFLNQPGARCRNGDLGVFDLSEDEEQVDHAAPEVHRGRALWLRGLNRIRTQLSTALAFCSPLYGVLEEEEDGGAGHGKTGRHTFAPRFHL